Proteins encoded by one window of Flavobacterium sp. N502540:
- a CDS encoding beta-galactosidase — protein MFNQKISFTKIVATGLLIANCHLVPVFAQTKKTTATEKKDPQRFFSKPDLMQIGVYYYPEQWPREQWERDLKNIKKLGFEFTHFAEFAWTYMEPEEGKYDFKWLDDALAIAEKEGLKVILCTPTPTPPAWMGEKYPEIYLVDASGRRREHGNRANQSVSNEKYRAFVEKIVTELGKRYGKNKNIMGWQVDNEPGAPDDFSPSAQKGFQKWLKAKYGTIEKLNAEWLGSFWSIRYNNFEQIAIPNAEIYFEDKLSPHAILDFKRFTADSQAEYLNLQAETLRKYVDPKQWITTNYTNVVYGADPRRTDKMDFATYTMYPVSGRNQLGGQNFRMGHPNKISEANDYYRSINGVTGVMEMQPGQVNWASINPQLLPGTVHMWISQAFGGGCSFTCTYRYRHPLGSSEMYHDGIVGTDGVTLTTGGKEFVQSIEDMKLLRKEYNPKAVLPADLAKRKTGFLWSHENLWDLENQKQTEFWSTWRHRNTYTSAIKSTGAPMDFITEEDDFSAYPFIVAPAYQLIDQKLVDKWTKYVENGGNLILSCRTGQKDKNGHFFEAKWSAPIVPLIGADVDFFDMLVADVNGTISSGNNTYKWNSWADVLSPKAGTEVLATYADQFYKGKAAAITRKLGKGTVTYVGAESKDGDLERQVVRSVYERSKVAIEDLPKGVFVEWRDGFYTGVNYTNEPIQLPIPQGSKILVGQNPLQPAQAIIWK, from the coding sequence ATGTTCAACCAAAAAATATCATTCACAAAAATAGTAGCAACAGGATTGCTTATTGCAAATTGCCATTTGGTACCTGTTTTTGCTCAAACGAAAAAAACTACAGCGACAGAAAAAAAAGATCCACAGCGTTTTTTCTCAAAGCCTGATTTGATGCAGATTGGTGTTTATTATTATCCGGAGCAATGGCCTAGAGAGCAATGGGAACGCGACTTAAAAAACATCAAAAAACTGGGATTTGAATTCACGCATTTTGCAGAATTTGCCTGGACGTATATGGAACCGGAAGAAGGGAAGTATGACTTTAAATGGCTCGATGACGCTTTGGCAATCGCCGAAAAAGAAGGTTTAAAAGTGATTCTTTGCACCCCAACACCAACTCCGCCGGCATGGATGGGGGAAAAGTACCCTGAAATTTATCTGGTAGATGCAAGCGGACGTCGCAGAGAGCATGGAAACAGAGCCAATCAATCGGTTTCAAATGAAAAGTACAGAGCATTTGTCGAAAAGATAGTGACTGAACTAGGAAAAAGATACGGAAAAAATAAAAACATTATGGGCTGGCAAGTGGATAACGAGCCGGGAGCTCCGGATGATTTTAGTCCATCTGCACAAAAAGGATTTCAAAAATGGTTAAAGGCAAAATACGGTACAATCGAAAAATTGAATGCCGAGTGGCTGGGAAGTTTTTGGAGTATTCGCTATAACAACTTCGAACAGATAGCCATTCCAAATGCTGAGATTTATTTTGAAGACAAACTGAGTCCGCATGCCATATTAGATTTCAAAAGATTCACGGCAGATTCACAAGCCGAATATTTGAATTTACAGGCAGAAACACTTCGAAAATATGTTGATCCAAAACAATGGATTACGACCAACTATACAAATGTAGTTTATGGTGCAGACCCAAGAAGAACCGATAAGATGGATTTTGCTACCTATACCATGTATCCGGTTAGTGGGAGAAATCAATTAGGAGGTCAGAATTTTAGAATGGGGCATCCGAATAAAATATCGGAAGCGAATGATTATTACAGATCGATTAACGGAGTTACCGGAGTTATGGAAATGCAGCCGGGTCAAGTGAACTGGGCGAGTATTAATCCGCAATTGCTTCCGGGAACCGTTCATATGTGGATTTCACAAGCTTTTGGAGGAGGCTGCTCTTTCACCTGCACCTATCGATACAGACATCCGCTGGGAAGCAGTGAGATGTACCATGACGGAATCGTAGGCACGGATGGTGTAACCTTGACTACAGGAGGAAAAGAGTTTGTACAGTCAATCGAAGATATGAAACTGCTTCGAAAAGAGTACAATCCGAAAGCGGTACTTCCTGCTGATCTTGCCAAAAGAAAAACAGGATTTTTATGGAGTCATGAGAATCTGTGGGATTTGGAAAACCAAAAACAAACGGAGTTCTGGAGTACGTGGAGACATCGAAATACCTATACTTCAGCAATAAAATCAACCGGTGCACCAATGGATTTTATTACAGAAGAAGATGATTTTTCTGCTTATCCGTTTATTGTAGCACCGGCTTATCAGCTGATCGATCAGAAATTGGTTGACAAGTGGACGAAATACGTAGAAAATGGTGGTAACCTGATTTTGTCCTGCCGTACCGGTCAGAAAGATAAAAACGGGCATTTCTTTGAGGCTAAATGGAGTGCACCTATCGTTCCGTTAATTGGTGCTGATGTAGACTTTTTTGATATGCTTGTGGCGGATGTAAATGGAACCATAAGTTCTGGAAACAATACCTATAAATGGAATAGCTGGGCAGATGTTTTAAGTCCGAAAGCGGGAACAGAAGTTTTAGCAACGTATGCTGATCAGTTTTATAAAGGAAAAGCGGCAGCAATTACCAGAAAACTGGGGAAAGGAACGGTTACGTATGTAGGAGCAGAGAGTAAAGATGGTGATCTGGAAAGACAAGTGGTGAGATCGGTTTACGAACGTTCCAAAGTTGCTATCGAAGATTTGCCAAAAGGGGTTTTTGTAGAATGGAGAGACGGATTTTACACAGGAGTAAATTATACCAATGAGCCGATACAGTTACCAATTCCTCAAGGAAGCAAAATTTTGGTCGGACAAAATCCTTTACAACCGGCTCAGGCGATTATTTGGAAATAA
- a CDS encoding MGH1-like glycoside hydrolase domain-containing protein: MRKKEILFILASFFIVQSGWSQKKYPNLEAAQNSINYKGNPTNATDRKSLAFSDKGAWFGFGFLEPSVVEAGFSGPFLMTEQNGVWLSPSFVSLQLTDENKKEAIQWKNTLVNQNSYNSHLEQEFKNEKLTVKQQLVYLSGHSALQKTSITNTSGKTVTLFPSYHSTLFLNDLKLSKEDKTLKIVSAKSTATGYIQFLNSTPEIEITNQGYKAQTGKLVLKPNETKEIVVSQTFIFSQYSWKTENESIAKTAFNTLLNNTQKEKENQLVQLIARKKNIYKEAVYSNLIAKLLLTLQNNSRIAAEGLKHGGLFPSYNYEWFHGFWAWDSWKHAVAVANYNPALAKDQMRALFDYQEPNGFIPDCIYRNNLLEENNYRNTKAPLAAWAIWKIYEKSKDVTFIKEFYPKLKLYHNWWYKDRDHDQDGLCEFGSTDGTVIAAKWESGMDNAVRFDDSKILKNGEKAFSLDQESVDLNSFLYAEKNYLQKMAEVLKLTEESKKWKGESTVLKVKIQNQFWDAATGWFYDTTIDGKTLIKAMGCEGYLPVWAEVATAEQAQLAKQNMLDTASLNTFVPLPTLAANHPKFKPDNGYWRGPVWLDQSYFGINGLEKYGYVKEANELAHKLIYNAEGVLDKGTSIRENYQPITGRGLEAYNFSWSASHYLMLLLEDK; the protein is encoded by the coding sequence ATGAGAAAAAAGGAAATACTTTTTATTCTTGCGTCCTTTTTTATAGTTCAGTCAGGCTGGTCTCAAAAGAAATATCCAAATTTAGAAGCGGCTCAAAACAGCATAAACTATAAAGGTAACCCCACAAATGCTACTGATCGAAAATCACTGGCGTTTTCAGATAAAGGGGCTTGGTTTGGATTTGGATTTTTAGAACCGTCAGTAGTGGAGGCCGGATTTTCTGGGCCTTTTTTAATGACAGAACAAAATGGTGTCTGGTTAAGTCCTTCGTTTGTTTCTTTACAGCTTACGGATGAAAACAAAAAAGAAGCCATTCAATGGAAAAATACACTGGTGAACCAGAACAGCTACAACAGTCATTTGGAACAGGAGTTTAAAAACGAAAAGTTAACGGTAAAACAGCAGTTGGTTTACTTATCCGGTCATTCGGCTTTACAAAAAACAAGCATTACAAACACATCAGGAAAAACAGTAACCCTTTTTCCGTCCTACCACTCAACACTTTTTTTAAATGATTTGAAGCTTTCAAAAGAAGATAAAACTTTAAAAATTGTTTCGGCTAAAAGTACAGCGACAGGATACATTCAGTTCTTGAATAGTACTCCTGAAATTGAAATTACGAATCAGGGCTACAAGGCTCAAACCGGGAAATTGGTTTTAAAACCAAATGAAACTAAAGAAATAGTGGTTTCACAAACCTTCATTTTTTCTCAGTATTCCTGGAAAACAGAAAATGAAAGCATTGCTAAAACGGCATTCAATACCTTACTAAACAACACACAAAAAGAAAAAGAAAATCAACTGGTGCAATTAATTGCCAGAAAGAAAAATATTTACAAAGAGGCCGTTTACTCTAATTTGATTGCTAAACTGCTATTGACTTTACAAAATAATAGCCGAATTGCCGCTGAAGGCTTGAAACATGGTGGACTTTTTCCGAGTTACAATTACGAATGGTTTCATGGCTTCTGGGCGTGGGACAGCTGGAAACATGCTGTTGCAGTTGCCAATTATAATCCAGCCCTGGCAAAAGATCAGATGCGTGCTTTATTTGATTATCAGGAACCAAACGGATTTATTCCGGATTGTATTTACAGAAACAATCTTCTGGAAGAAAACAATTACCGAAATACTAAGGCACCGCTTGCAGCCTGGGCCATCTGGAAAATTTATGAAAAATCAAAAGACGTTACTTTCATAAAAGAGTTTTATCCGAAGTTGAAATTATATCACAATTGGTGGTACAAAGACCGCGATCACGATCAGGATGGTTTGTGTGAATTTGGTTCCACAGACGGAACAGTGATTGCTGCCAAATGGGAAAGCGGAATGGACAATGCCGTTCGTTTTGACGACAGTAAAATTCTGAAAAACGGTGAAAAAGCCTTTTCGTTAGATCAGGAAAGTGTAGATTTAAATTCCTTTTTATATGCCGAGAAAAATTATTTGCAGAAGATGGCAGAAGTTTTAAAATTAACAGAAGAATCGAAAAAATGGAAGGGAGAAAGTACTGTTTTGAAAGTTAAAATTCAAAATCAGTTTTGGGATGCTGCTACAGGTTGGTTTTACGATACGACTATCGATGGAAAAACGTTGATAAAAGCAATGGGTTGTGAAGGATATTTGCCTGTTTGGGCAGAAGTTGCTACTGCTGAGCAAGCTCAGTTAGCCAAACAAAACATGCTTGATACGGCCAGTTTGAACACTTTTGTTCCTTTACCGACACTGGCAGCCAATCATCCAAAGTTCAAACCGGATAATGGGTATTGGAGAGGACCTGTCTGGCTTGATCAAAGTTATTTTGGTATAAACGGACTGGAAAAGTATGGCTATGTGAAAGAAGCAAACGAACTGGCTCATAAATTAATTTACAATGCCGAAGGAGTTTTGGACAAAGGAACTTCTATCAGAGAAAATTATCAGCCCATTACCGGAAGAGGACTAGAAGCTTACAACTTTAGCTGGTCGGCTTCTCATTATTTAATGCTGCTTTTAGAAGATAAATAG
- a CDS encoding SusC/RagA family TonB-linked outer membrane protein — protein MKKLLSRKFYFLPLLLCLWLPNINFAQANQAQKTISGKVTDDKNNTLPGVSISIKDSKYNAATDIDGNYTLVYSSSLVNPVIVFSYMGFIEKSEAVNNRGELNITMQEETNKLNEVVVIGYGSQKKSNVTGAISTVKKESLETRATTSPAEALQGLVAGVNVQKSGGVAGASVSVKIRGVNTFGATEPLYIIDGFQGDINTINPTNIESMEVLKDGAAAAIYGSVAANGVIIVTTKNGQKEGVKIDFSSFLSITNPSKTLDLLDADGYRTVHKRMYDEYNKYATSPKALPAYITAPSDVNTDWQDEVFRSGFTQNYGLGIQGRQGDFKFALYGNFVKQKGIIIDNQFGSQTGSARVSFKKSIFDIDGKMAYIGTQNALPNFQLKEVYTMSPLVPVYDDNEQYGYGLTNKNGLPAGTNPVAEEHFRKSNDIGQDITANIAATANIAPWLKYKLAYSYRVKNNQQTAHFPPFIANPKEVHLYPLQWELRKTWNEQILDNIITVDKTFGKHVFGLMLGNTFNSQASNWNEVSAEGKTTDYTVENGQLVSIDRPSGFLDPGFETIGAGKGGTYTANGSKFQYNRVSFFGRLNYSYNDRYLLQMTVRRDGSSKFGADSRWGTFPSIALGWKIEQEDFFPKDIFISTLKLRASWGQLGNEAALGYYSANTLINTGNKLGSGYVQGIGSNPWPGSIAIALENRNLQWETTDSKNIGIDYTLLKGKISGSMNYYHNVTDNLLITKKLAPSAGVDDPILNVGKISNSGFEFEVNYRDQVNEFKYNAGLNFTTLKNKVISLANEGQTIYGEGLKFNAEHFPTQARVGSPISGFYLYKTDGIFQSVEEVNAHNKNGVLLQPNAQPGDIRFKDINGDGVIDDNDKAYAGTGLPKVEVNLTLGASYKGFDFSALIGSGWGNKLYNGNRYFYESMNSGTNMLASTLNSWTPDNRSDIPRAVLQDPNGNSRESDRFLESGNFIRMRQLQLGYTIPSKMLGKAKIDKLRIYISAENLFTITNYSGIDPEFSRASVLNTGIDRFVYPFTRSFVSGIQYIF, from the coding sequence ATGAAAAAACTACTCAGTAGGAAGTTCTATTTTCTTCCTTTATTGTTATGCTTGTGGTTGCCAAACATCAATTTTGCGCAAGCAAATCAAGCACAAAAGACCATTTCCGGAAAAGTTACTGATGACAAGAACAATACGTTGCCGGGTGTGAGTATTTCTATTAAAGACTCTAAATACAATGCGGCAACAGATATTGATGGAAATTATACTTTGGTGTATTCATCAAGTCTTGTGAATCCGGTTATCGTTTTCTCCTATATGGGATTTATAGAGAAAAGTGAGGCTGTAAACAACCGTGGTGAGCTTAATATTACCATGCAGGAAGAAACCAATAAACTGAATGAAGTAGTCGTTATTGGTTATGGTTCTCAGAAGAAAAGCAACGTTACGGGAGCTATTTCTACTGTTAAAAAAGAAAGCTTAGAAACCAGAGCAACGACAAGTCCTGCTGAAGCACTTCAGGGCCTAGTAGCGGGGGTAAACGTGCAGAAAAGTGGTGGTGTGGCAGGAGCTTCTGTGAGCGTAAAAATCCGTGGGGTAAATACCTTTGGAGCTACAGAACCACTTTACATTATTGACGGATTTCAGGGAGATATTAATACGATAAATCCAACCAATATCGAATCGATGGAGGTACTGAAAGATGGTGCTGCAGCTGCAATTTACGGATCTGTTGCTGCAAATGGTGTCATTATCGTAACTACTAAAAATGGACAAAAAGAGGGTGTAAAAATAGATTTCAGCTCTTTTTTAAGTATCACCAATCCATCAAAAACATTAGATTTATTGGATGCTGACGGATATCGCACAGTTCATAAAAGAATGTACGATGAGTACAATAAGTATGCGACTTCACCAAAAGCGCTTCCGGCTTATATCACGGCTCCGTCTGATGTTAATACAGACTGGCAGGATGAAGTTTTCCGTTCCGGATTTACACAAAACTACGGTTTGGGAATTCAGGGAAGACAAGGTGATTTTAAATTTGCTTTATACGGAAACTTTGTAAAGCAAAAAGGAATTATTATCGACAATCAGTTTGGTTCTCAAACGGGTAGTGCAAGAGTAAGTTTCAAAAAATCGATTTTTGATATAGACGGTAAAATGGCTTATATCGGAACCCAAAATGCGTTGCCTAATTTTCAATTGAAAGAGGTGTATACGATGTCTCCATTAGTTCCGGTTTATGATGATAATGAACAATACGGTTATGGTCTAACCAATAAAAATGGTTTACCTGCCGGGACGAACCCGGTCGCCGAAGAGCATTTTAGGAAAAGTAATGACATTGGGCAGGATATCACAGCTAATATTGCTGCAACAGCCAATATTGCACCATGGTTGAAATACAAATTAGCCTATTCTTACCGTGTGAAAAACAACCAACAAACGGCTCATTTTCCTCCATTTATTGCCAATCCGAAAGAAGTACACCTTTATCCGTTACAATGGGAGTTGAGAAAGACCTGGAACGAGCAGATATTAGACAACATAATTACAGTCGACAAAACTTTTGGTAAACACGTTTTCGGTCTGATGCTGGGTAATACATTTAACAGTCAGGCCTCTAACTGGAATGAGGTAAGTGCTGAAGGAAAGACAACAGATTATACAGTAGAAAATGGACAGTTAGTTTCTATAGACCGTCCTTCAGGTTTCCTGGATCCTGGTTTTGAAACGATCGGAGCCGGAAAAGGAGGAACTTATACAGCCAATGGTTCTAAATTTCAATACAATCGTGTTTCTTTCTTTGGAAGGTTAAACTATTCTTATAACGATCGTTATTTATTACAAATGACGGTTAGAAGAGACGGTTCTTCTAAGTTTGGAGCTGACAGCCGTTGGGGAACTTTCCCGTCTATCGCCTTAGGTTGGAAAATCGAGCAGGAAGATTTCTTCCCAAAAGATATTTTTATCTCTACTTTAAAACTACGCGCCAGCTGGGGACAATTGGGTAACGAAGCAGCTTTAGGATACTATTCTGCAAATACCTTAATAAATACAGGTAACAAGTTAGGTTCAGGTTATGTACAGGGAATCGGTAGTAATCCTTGGCCGGGAAGTATTGCGATAGCATTAGAAAACAGAAATTTACAGTGGGAAACTACAGATTCTAAAAATATTGGTATTGATTATACTCTTTTGAAAGGAAAAATCAGCGGTTCGATGAACTATTATCACAATGTGACTGACAATTTGCTGATTACAAAAAAATTGGCTCCATCTGCAGGAGTTGATGACCCGATTCTTAACGTAGGTAAGATTAGCAACAGCGGTTTTGAATTTGAAGTAAATTACCGCGATCAGGTTAATGAATTCAAATACAATGCTGGTTTGAATTTTACAACTCTTAAAAATAAAGTAATATCATTAGCAAATGAAGGTCAGACTATTTATGGAGAAGGATTAAAATTCAATGCCGAACATTTTCCAACTCAGGCACGTGTAGGAAGCCCAATTAGTGGATTCTACCTGTACAAAACAGATGGTATTTTTCAATCGGTTGAAGAAGTAAATGCTCATAATAAAAATGGTGTTTTATTACAGCCAAATGCACAGCCGGGTGATATTCGTTTTAAAGATATAAACGGAGACGGTGTTATAGATGATAACGACAAAGCTTATGCAGGAACAGGATTGCCAAAAGTAGAAGTTAACCTTACATTGGGAGCCAGCTACAAAGGGTTTGATTTCTCAGCATTGATTGGAAGCGGTTGGGGGAATAAATTGTACAACGGAAACCGTTATTTTTATGAGTCTATGAATTCAGGAACAAATATGCTGGCTTCTACACTAAACTCATGGACACCGGATAACCGTAGTGATATTCCAAGAGCTGTATTGCAGGATCCTAACGGAAACAGCCGTGAGTCTGATCGTTTTCTGGAAAGCGGAAATTTTATAAGAATGCGTCAATTGCAGCTCGGATATACTATTCCAAGCAAAATGTTAGGCAAAGCCAAAATAGACAAGCTTAGAATTTATATCAGTGCAGAGAATTTATTTACGATCACTAATTATTCAGGTATTGATCCTGAGTTTTCACGTGCTTCGGTACTTAATACCGGTATTGATCGTTTTGTGTATCCATTTACAAGATCGTTTGTATCGGGTATCCAGTATATATTTTAA
- a CDS encoding RagB/SusD family nutrient uptake outer membrane protein has product MKKIFLLLSTIGLFSITSCSDYLEQQSPDELTSENFWRNKADAESALAATYGQLECATNEWTFAEIKWPVEAYREDINELGSDALNYQNWVELSTFTYTNGNSQFTSYWKINYRGISNANQVIDKLPKVPASTITEADRKQIEAEARFLRAYYHMKLLLNWDKIYVRDKYVTKESDLNVPLSTRPEAWDFITKEFKAVADILPAKQTSDKTGRATSGAANSYLGFAYLTRAYEETAQKQAFLNEALTALNKVQGYELVKDYVSMFDGTVKNSKESIFELQFSETTANGAFYRNALHYWMAAGELGGWDEILPSPMLINEFKKEGKIATTGNYDTRFYSTIFFNDPYFNDTNNPLVLGTTYDEKFEGKDKPVYRRYIPSTQDKMNQEFTAINIPLMRYANVLLMQAEALNELGRTGEAIPYINKVRERADMPAMTGTTAAAVKAQIEHERIIEFPLENYRFYDLRRWGKTKAALDAVGRSGFDAAKNNFYPIPLTELQTN; this is encoded by the coding sequence ATGAAAAAGATATTTTTATTATTATCCACTATAGGTTTGTTCTCTATTACAAGTTGTAGTGATTATCTGGAGCAGCAATCTCCGGACGAACTGACCTCTGAAAATTTCTGGAGAAATAAGGCCGATGCCGAATCTGCTTTGGCTGCAACTTATGGACAGCTTGAATGTGCCACCAACGAATGGACTTTTGCCGAAATAAAATGGCCGGTAGAAGCATATCGTGAAGACATAAACGAATTGGGAAGCGATGCTTTGAACTACCAAAACTGGGTTGAACTTTCTACTTTTACTTATACGAATGGGAACAGTCAGTTCACCAGTTATTGGAAAATTAATTACAGAGGGATCAGTAATGCCAATCAGGTTATTGATAAATTGCCAAAGGTTCCGGCTTCCACTATAACAGAAGCTGACCGAAAACAAATTGAGGCCGAAGCCCGTTTCTTACGTGCTTATTACCACATGAAATTGCTTTTGAACTGGGATAAAATTTATGTTAGAGATAAATATGTAACCAAAGAAAGCGATTTAAATGTTCCGCTATCAACAAGACCGGAGGCCTGGGATTTTATCACAAAAGAATTTAAAGCTGTGGCAGATATACTTCCTGCGAAACAAACTTCAGATAAAACAGGTCGTGCAACAAGCGGAGCAGCCAACAGTTACCTTGGATTTGCTTATTTAACCAGAGCTTATGAAGAAACGGCTCAAAAACAAGCTTTTTTAAATGAAGCGCTTACGGCATTGAATAAAGTTCAGGGTTATGAGTTAGTGAAGGATTATGTTTCTATGTTTGACGGTACTGTAAAAAACAGTAAAGAGTCTATTTTTGAATTGCAATTTTCCGAAACTACCGCTAACGGTGCTTTCTACCGTAATGCGCTTCATTATTGGATGGCTGCGGGAGAACTTGGCGGATGGGATGAAATTTTGCCAAGCCCTATGTTGATAAACGAATTCAAAAAAGAAGGAAAAATTGCAACTACAGGAAATTATGATACGCGTTTTTACAGTACTATTTTCTTTAATGATCCTTATTTTAATGATACCAATAATCCTTTGGTATTAGGCACAACTTATGATGAAAAGTTTGAGGGTAAAGACAAACCGGTGTATCGCAGATACATTCCAAGTACTCAGGACAAAATGAATCAGGAGTTTACAGCAATTAATATTCCTTTGATGCGATATGCGAATGTATTGTTAATGCAGGCTGAGGCACTGAACGAGTTAGGACGTACCGGAGAAGCTATTCCATACATCAATAAAGTTCGTGAAAGAGCTGATATGCCAGCGATGACCGGAACAACTGCAGCAGCTGTTAAAGCTCAGATTGAACACGAAAGAATCATAGAGTTTCCATTAGAAAACTACCGTTTTTATGATTTACGCCGTTGGGGGAAAACAAAAGCAGCACTTGATGCAGTAGGACGTAGCGGTTTTGATGCAGCAAAAAACAATTTTTATCCGATTCCATTAACGGAATTACAAACAAATTAA
- a CDS encoding aldehyde dehydrogenase family protein, with product MAVTELQFGIKEALNQLGIKEVNEGTSTGLNHFSGGEILESYSPVDGQLIAKVKTSTAADYEKVMEAATAAFKQFRLMPAPQRGEIVRQFGEKLRVHKEALGKLVSYEMGKSLQEGYGEVQEMIDICDFAVGLSRQLHGLTMHSERPGHRMYEQYHSLGVVGIISAFNFPVAVWAWNTALAWICGDVCVWKPSEKTPICAIACQNIISEVIKENNLPEGISGLINGDYTIGELLTKDTRVPLISATGSTRMGKIVAQVVAGRLGKSLLELGGNNAIIVTPDADIKMTVIGAVFGAVGTAGQRCTSTRRLIIHESIFDKVKDAIVAAYKQLRIGNPLDEKNHVGPLIDTQAVEMYQQALRKVVAEGGKILVEGGVLSGSGYESGCYVKPAIAEADNSFEIVQHETFAPVLYLLKYSGTVENAIAIQNGVAQGLSSAIMTNNLREAELFLSVTGSDCGIANVNIGTSGAEIGGAFGGEKETGGGRESGSDAWKVYMRRQTNTINYTTSLPLAQGIKFDL from the coding sequence ATGGCAGTAACAGAATTACAATTCGGAATAAAGGAAGCTTTAAACCAATTGGGAATAAAAGAAGTTAATGAGGGAACTTCAACGGGATTGAATCATTTTTCGGGAGGAGAAATTCTGGAGAGTTATTCTCCGGTAGACGGACAATTGATCGCAAAAGTTAAAACATCAACTGCTGCCGATTATGAAAAAGTGATGGAGGCTGCGACAGCTGCTTTCAAGCAGTTCAGACTGATGCCGGCACCACAGCGTGGAGAAATTGTACGTCAGTTTGGGGAAAAGTTGCGTGTGCACAAAGAGGCATTAGGAAAATTGGTTTCTTACGAAATGGGAAAATCTTTGCAGGAAGGTTATGGTGAGGTGCAGGAAATGATTGATATCTGCGATTTTGCAGTTGGACTTTCCCGTCAGCTTCACGGATTAACGATGCATTCAGAACGTCCGGGACATCGTATGTACGAACAGTATCATTCGTTGGGAGTAGTTGGAATTATTTCGGCTTTTAACTTTCCGGTGGCTGTTTGGGCTTGGAATACTGCCCTGGCCTGGATTTGTGGAGATGTTTGCGTTTGGAAACCATCAGAGAAAACGCCGATTTGTGCCATAGCTTGTCAAAATATTATAAGTGAGGTTATCAAAGAGAATAATTTACCGGAAGGTATTTCAGGTTTGATCAATGGAGACTATACCATTGGAGAGTTACTGACAAAGGATACACGTGTTCCTTTGATCTCGGCTACAGGTTCGACCCGCATGGGAAAAATTGTAGCGCAGGTAGTTGCAGGACGTTTAGGAAAATCATTATTGGAGTTGGGAGGAAACAATGCCATCATTGTAACTCCGGATGCTGATATTAAAATGACGGTTATCGGTGCTGTTTTTGGTGCCGTTGGAACTGCGGGACAAAGATGTACATCGACACGCCGTTTAATCATTCACGAAAGTATATTCGACAAAGTAAAAGATGCTATAGTGGCTGCTTACAAGCAATTGCGTATCGGGAATCCGTTGGACGAAAAGAACCATGTTGGTCCGTTGATCGATACTCAGGCAGTTGAAATGTACCAGCAGGCACTACGAAAAGTAGTAGCCGAAGGAGGAAAAATTCTGGTTGAAGGTGGTGTACTTTCAGGTTCAGGATATGAAAGCGGCTGTTATGTAAAGCCCGCTATCGCAGAGGCTGATAACTCATTTGAAATCGTACAGCACGAAACTTTTGCTCCGGTTTTATATTTATTAAAATACTCAGGGACTGTCGAAAATGCGATTGCCATTCAAAATGGAGTCGCACAAGGCTTATCCTCAGCAATCATGACTAATAATTTAAGAGAAGCCGAATTGTTTTTATCGGTTACAGGCTCTGACTGCGGTATTGCGAATGTCAACATCGGTACTTCCGGTGCTGAAATTGGCGGTGCTTTTGGTGGAGAAAAAGAAACAGGCGGTGGGAGAGAATCCGGCTCCGATGCCTGGAAAGTGTACATGCGCAGACAAACCAATACCATTAATTATACTACTAGTCTGCCATTGGCACAAGGAATAAAGTTTGACTTATAA